A single window of Nicotiana sylvestris chromosome 3, ASM39365v2, whole genome shotgun sequence DNA harbors:
- the LOC104227991 gene encoding protein EMBRYO DEFECTIVE 514, producing MAETEPQASETVAQTEKEEASAQKMDVEAQAADDAAESGGSKRHVEAQAADDAAENGSSKRLREEGDELEVNGENGDATKKPKVENSVQEEKKDGSDPVSVGSKSFGSSVEMFDYFYKLLHSWTLNLDLNKYEHMLLLDLLKKGHSEPEKKIGTGVRSFQIRFHPQFKSRCFFVVREDDSVDDFSFRKCVDQIQPLPANMQVKHYANGGKGGGGGGGRGGGYGRGRGRGGRSRY from the exons ATGGCGGAAACTGAACCTCAAGCCTCCGAAACCGTAGCACAGACCGAGAAAGAAGAAGCCTCCGCACAGAAAATGGACGTGGAGGCTCAAGCCGCCGATGATGCGGCGGAGAGCGGCGGCTCGAAGCGTCACGTGGAGGCTCAAGCCGCCGATGATGCGGCGGAGAACGGCAGCTCGAAGCGTCTAAGGGAGGAGGGAGACGAGCTAGAGGTGAATGGAGAGAATGGAGACGCCACGAAGAAGCCGAAAGTCGAGAACTCCGttcaagaagaaaagaaagatggGTCGGATCCGGTTAGCGTGGGTTCGAAGAGTTTCGGGTCGTCTGTGGAGATGTTTGATTACTTTTACAAACTCCTCCATTCCTGGACTCTTAATCTCGATCTCAACAAG TATGAGCACATGCTGCTACTTGACTTACTTAAGAAGGGCCATTCAGAACCAGAGAAGAAGATTGGTACAGGAGTTCGCTCTTTCCAAATCCGATTTCATCCACAGTTCAAAAGTCGCTGCTTCTTTGTTGTTAGGGAAGATGATTCCGTGGATGATTTTAGCTTTAGGAAGTGTGTAGATCAGATACAACCCCTTCCAGCGAATATGCAAGTAAAACATTATGCTAACGGTGGAAAAGGTGGTGGCGGTGGTGGAGGAAGAGGAGGTGGATATGGGCGTGGTCGAGGAAGGGGAGGGAGGTCAAGATACTAA